The Astyanax mexicanus isolate ESR-SI-001 chromosome 7, AstMex3_surface, whole genome shotgun sequence genome has a window encoding:
- the rdh14a gene encoding retinol dehydrogenase 14a: MMRGKTIIVTGANSGIGRATAVELLRRQARVIMACRSQERAEQAAQEIRQEAGPEQGELLVKLLDLASLGSVRSFCDEIIKEEPRIDVLINNAGIYQCPYTKTEDGFEMQFGVNHLGHFLLTHLLLDLLKRSAPSRIVVVSSKLYKYADINFDDLNSEQSYDKAFAYGRSKLANLLFTLELGRRLEGTGVTVNALTPGIVRTNLGRHVYIPFLVKPLFSLVSWAFFRTPEHGAQTSIYLACSPDVEGVQGKCFADCHEEELLPKATDEEVAKKLWDISEVMVGISA, translated from the exons ATGATGCGCGGGAAGACCATCATCGTTACCGGGGCGAACAGCGGCATAGGCCGGGCCACGGCGGTGGAGCTGCTGCGGCGGCAGGCCCGGGTGATCATGGCCTGCAGGAGCCAGGAGAGAGCGGAGCAGGCGGCGCAGGAGATCCGGCAGGAGGCCGGGCCGGAGCAGGGCGAGCTGCTGGTCAAACTGCTGGATTTAGCGTCGCTCGGGTCGGTGCGCAGTTTCTGCGACGAGATTATAAAG GAGGAGCCCAGGATTGACGTTCTAATCAACAATGCCGGCATCTACCAGTGTCCCTACACAAAGACGGAGGACGGCTTCGAGATGCAGTTCGGCGTGAACCACCTGGGCCACTTCCTCCTCACTCACCTCCTGCTGGACCTCCTCAAACGCTCCGCCCCCAGCCGCATCGTGGTGGTCTCCTCCAAGCTGTACAAGTACGCCGACATCAACTTTGACGACCTGAACAGCGAGCAAAGCTACGACAAGGCTTTCGCTTACGGACGCAGTAAGTTGGCCAACCTGCTCTTCACGCTGGAGCTGGGCCGGAGGCTGGAGGGCACGGGCGTGACGGTGAACGCTCTCACCCCCGGCATCGTGAGGACTAACCTGGGTCGCCACGTCTACATCCCTTTCCTGGTAAAGCCTCTGTTTAGTCTGGTCTCGTGGGCTTTCTTCAGAACACCGGAGCACGGAGCACAGACCTCCATCTACCTGGCCTGCTCCCCAGACGTGGAGGGGGTGCAGGGGAAGTGCTTTGCTGACTGCCACGAGGAGGAACTGCTCCCTAAAGCTACGGATGAAGAGGTGGCTAAGAAACTGTGGGACATCAGTGAGGTGATGGTGGGTATCAGCGCCTAG